A stretch of the Massilia varians genome encodes the following:
- a CDS encoding ABC transporter ATP-binding protein, with protein MSNLVEIRDLHFAYGERSILSNLRMDFPRGKLVAVMGGSGCGKTTVLRLIGGQIRPQRGEVRVGGEVVHQLNTEGLYRLRRRMGMLFQFGALFTDLSVFDNVAFPLREHTDLPEEVIRDLVLMKLNAVGLRNAHRLKPAEISGGMARRVAVARAVALDPELIMYDEPFAGLDPISMGVTANLIRNLNDALGSTSILVSHDVHECFAIADYVYFMSAGKIVAEGTPAELRVSEDPYVKQFVNAAPDGPVPFHYPGKSLADDLGLGGVRP; from the coding sequence GTGTCCAACCTAGTTGAAATCCGCGATCTGCACTTTGCGTACGGGGAGCGTTCCATCCTGTCGAACCTGCGCATGGACTTTCCGCGCGGCAAGCTCGTGGCCGTCATGGGCGGTTCGGGCTGTGGCAAGACCACGGTCCTGCGCCTGATCGGCGGCCAGATCCGCCCGCAGCGCGGCGAGGTGCGCGTGGGCGGCGAAGTCGTGCACCAGCTCAATACCGAAGGCCTGTACCGCCTGCGCCGCCGCATGGGCATGCTGTTCCAGTTCGGCGCGCTGTTTACCGACCTGTCGGTGTTCGACAACGTCGCCTTTCCGCTGCGCGAACATACCGACCTGCCGGAAGAAGTGATCCGCGACTTGGTCCTGATGAAACTCAACGCCGTCGGCCTGCGTAACGCGCACCGCCTGAAGCCGGCCGAGATCTCGGGCGGCATGGCGCGCCGCGTGGCCGTCGCCCGCGCCGTCGCGCTCGACCCCGAACTGATCATGTACGACGAGCCCTTCGCCGGCCTCGACCCGATTTCCATGGGCGTTACCGCCAACCTGATCCGCAACCTGAACGACGCCCTCGGCTCGACCTCGATCCTGGTCTCGCACGACGTGCACGAATGCTTCGCGATTGCCGACTACGTGTACTTCATGTCGGCAGGAAAAATCGTTGCCGAAGGCACGCCGGCCGAGCTGCGCGTCTCGGAAGACCCGTATGTGAAGCAGTTCGTGAATGCCGCGCCGGATGGCCCGGTGCCCTTCCATTATCCGGGCAAGTCGCTGGCCGATGACCTCGGCCTGGGAGGCGTGCGCCCATGA
- a CDS encoding glutamate synthase subunit beta produces MGKITGFMEFERQEEGHLEPSDRVKNYKEFVLTLTDGQAKVQGARCMDCGIPFCNTGCPVNNQIPDWNDLVYHGNYRAAVENLHSTNNFPEFTGRICPAPCESACTLGINDDPVGIKSIERKIADSGWEHGWIVPQPASVKTGKKVAVVGSGPAGLAAAQQLARVGHDVTVFEKSDRIGGLLRYGIPDFKMEKDLIDRRVEQMKAEGVVFRTSVLIGKDFPATVSNMARDTIFPEDLAQDFDAVVLAGGAEQPRDLPVPGRELKGVHFAMDFLPQQNRVNAGDKLKDQIKATGKHVVVIGGGDTGSDCVGTSNRHGAASVTQFELMPMPPEQENKPLVWPYWPTRLRTSSSHEEGCQRDWAVATKRLEGKGGKVEKLVACRVEWKDGKMAEVPDSEFEMKADLVFLAMGFVSPVQNVLDAFGVQKDARGNARAAVEGERSYQTSVPKVFAAGDMRRGQSLVVWAIREGRQCARAVDEFLMGSSVLPR; encoded by the coding sequence GTGGGCAAAATTACCGGCTTCATGGAATTCGAACGGCAGGAAGAGGGCCACCTCGAACCTAGCGATCGCGTCAAGAACTACAAGGAATTCGTGCTGACCCTGACCGATGGCCAGGCCAAGGTGCAGGGCGCACGCTGCATGGACTGCGGCATCCCCTTCTGCAATACGGGCTGCCCGGTCAACAACCAGATCCCGGACTGGAACGACCTGGTCTACCACGGCAACTACCGTGCGGCCGTCGAGAACCTGCATTCGACCAACAACTTCCCCGAGTTCACCGGCCGCATCTGTCCGGCCCCGTGCGAGTCGGCCTGCACGCTCGGCATCAACGACGACCCGGTCGGCATCAAGTCGATCGAGCGCAAGATCGCCGACAGCGGCTGGGAGCACGGCTGGATCGTGCCGCAGCCCGCAAGCGTCAAGACCGGCAAGAAGGTCGCCGTGGTCGGCTCCGGCCCGGCCGGCCTGGCCGCCGCCCAGCAGCTGGCGCGCGTCGGCCACGACGTGACCGTGTTCGAGAAGAGCGACCGCATCGGCGGCCTGCTGCGCTACGGCATTCCCGACTTCAAGATGGAGAAGGACCTGATCGACCGCCGGGTAGAGCAGATGAAGGCGGAAGGCGTGGTCTTCCGCACCAGCGTCCTGATCGGCAAGGACTTCCCGGCCACGGTCAGCAACATGGCGCGCGACACCATCTTCCCGGAAGACCTGGCGCAAGACTTCGACGCCGTGGTCCTGGCCGGCGGCGCCGAGCAGCCGCGCGACCTGCCCGTGCCGGGCCGCGAGCTCAAGGGCGTGCACTTCGCGATGGACTTCCTGCCGCAGCAGAACCGGGTCAATGCCGGCGACAAGCTGAAGGACCAGATCAAGGCGACGGGCAAGCACGTAGTCGTGATCGGTGGCGGCGACACCGGTTCCGACTGCGTCGGCACCTCGAACCGCCACGGCGCGGCCTCGGTCACCCAGTTCGAACTGATGCCGATGCCGCCCGAGCAGGAAAACAAGCCGCTGGTCTGGCCCTACTGGCCGACCCGCCTGCGCACCTCGTCCTCGCACGAGGAAGGCTGCCAGCGCGACTGGGCGGTGGCGACCAAGCGCCTGGAAGGCAAGGGCGGCAAGGTGGAAAAACTGGTGGCCTGCCGCGTCGAGTGGAAAGACGGCAAGATGGCCGAGGTGCCGGATTCGGAATTCGAGATGAAGGCCGACCTGGTGTTCCTGGCGATGGGCTTCGTGTCGCCGGTGCAGAACGTGCTGGACGCCTTCGGCGTGCAGAAGGATGCGCGCGGCAATGCCCGCGCCGCGGTCGAGGGCGAGCGTTCCTACCAGACCTCGGTGCCGAAGGTGTTCGCCGCCGGCGACATGCGCCGCGGCCAGTCGCTGGTGGTGTGGGCGATCCGCGAGGGACGGCAGTGCGCCCGCGCGGTCGACGAATTCCTGATGGGCAGTTCGGTGTTGCCGCGCTAG